Proteins from a genomic interval of Medicago truncatula cultivar Jemalong A17 chromosome 3, MtrunA17r5.0-ANR, whole genome shotgun sequence:
- the LOC11432139 gene encoding ankyrin repeat domain-containing protein 2B isoform X3 — MASISQKDFPADDQQRTKIPNKNCKRKNKKSKIKSFSTATRGRGTGFPINPFNFSSLLYDTNIKKLAEQAEKYPSFNQMAQQDGLLKSHKRKTFSIMRRIIFSDDLWTLAERLSDALVQDPSTSSMLEIYVKLSFEGKRKRGTAQVDRDPCLKLILDEIESGGPAVLMRYWNDERVLKMFGLVMGISLGPGDAVYSENFGSFVHHTAIIGNVKNLKELPSNRVSPQSSSKYKCKQTERTQETQEEHSLAVLMLKLNLVDLLFRRAPCNPLPYYWCGYVRTQSGGCSRVKSSASTHNLPDQETQLGAGKEGLLTILARVTSETPSARFAQEFVLVLFLYHCLCTMPCVQCDEVVKAVEAAVEAAKYRIIHNLYRESSEVE; from the exons ATGGCTTCCATTTCGCAAAAGGATTTTCCTGCTG ATGATCAGCAGAGAACAAAAATTCCAAATAagaattgtaaaagaaaaaataaaaaatccaaaattaaatCATTCTCCACAGCAACTCGTGGACGTGGGACTGGTTTTCCAATCAACCCTTTTAATTTCTCATCTCTTCTCTAT GATACAAATATCAAGAAATTGGCTGAACAAGCAGAAAAATATCCATCATTCAATCAGATGGCTCAACAGGATGGTCTCCTTAAATCTCATAAACGGAAGACTTTTTCAATCATGAGAAGGATCATATTTAGTGATGATTTATGGACCTTGGCTGAGCGCCTGAGTGATGCATTGGTGCAG GACCCATCAACGTCTTCCATGCTTGAAATTTACGTCAAACTATCATTTGAAGGCAAACGTAAACGGGGAACAGCACAAGTCGACAGAGATCCATGTTTGAAACTTATTTTAGATGAGATAGAGAGTGGTGGTCCTGCTGTACTGATGAG ATACTGGAATGATGAGAGGGTTTTGAAGATGTTTGGACTAGTCATGGGCATTTCTCTAGGTCCTGGAGATGCAGTTTATTCTGAAAATTTTGGGTCATTTGTTCATCATACTGCTATTATTGGCAACGTCAAG AATTTGAAGGAACTTCCCAGCAACCGAGTGTCTCCCCAATCGTCATCAAAGTACAAATGCAAACAAACAG AAAGAACACAGGAAACACAGGAAGAGCATTCTTTGGCTGTATTGATGCTCAAACTCAATCTAGTGGACCTTCTCTTTAGACGTGCACCTTGTAACCCTCTTCCTTATTATTGGTGCGGCTATGTGAGGACTCAGTCTGGTGGCTGTTCAAGGGTTAAATCTTCAGCTTCTACCCACAACCTACCTGATCAAGAAACCCAG CTGGGGGCTGGGAAAGAAGGGTTGCTTACTATCCTGGCTAGAGTTACCAGTGAGACTCCTTCCGCTCGATTCGCACAAGAATTTGTTCTAGTTCTCTTTTTGTATCATTGCCTTTGCACCATGCCTTGTGTCCAGTGTGATGAAGTAGTCAAG GCGGTCGAGGCAGCGGTCGAGGCAGCGAAATACCGGATAATCCACAATTTGTATAGAGAAAGTTCAGAGGTTGAGTGA
- the LOC11432139 gene encoding ankyrin repeat domain-containing protein 2B isoform X1 produces MASISQKDFPADDQQRTKIPNKNCKRKNKKSKIKSFSTATRGRGTGFPINPFNFSSLLYDTNIKKLAEQAEKYPSFNQMAQQDGLLKSHKRKTFSIMRRIIFSDDLWTLAERLSDALVQDPSTSSMLEIYVKLSFEGKRKRGTAQVDRDPCLKLILDEIESGGPAVLMRYWNDERVLKMFGLVMGISLGPGDAVYSENFGSFVHHTAIIGNVKLCCQNLKELPSNRVSPQSSSKYKCKQTERTQETQEEHSLAVLMLKLNLVDLLFRRAPCNPLPYYWCGYVRTQSGGCSRVKSSASTHNLPDQETQLGAGKEGLLTILARVTSETPSARFAQEFVLVLFLYHCLCTMPCVQCDEVVKAVEAAVEAAKYRIIHNLYRESSEVE; encoded by the exons ATGGCTTCCATTTCGCAAAAGGATTTTCCTGCTG ATGATCAGCAGAGAACAAAAATTCCAAATAagaattgtaaaagaaaaaataaaaaatccaaaattaaatCATTCTCCACAGCAACTCGTGGACGTGGGACTGGTTTTCCAATCAACCCTTTTAATTTCTCATCTCTTCTCTAT GATACAAATATCAAGAAATTGGCTGAACAAGCAGAAAAATATCCATCATTCAATCAGATGGCTCAACAGGATGGTCTCCTTAAATCTCATAAACGGAAGACTTTTTCAATCATGAGAAGGATCATATTTAGTGATGATTTATGGACCTTGGCTGAGCGCCTGAGTGATGCATTGGTGCAG GACCCATCAACGTCTTCCATGCTTGAAATTTACGTCAAACTATCATTTGAAGGCAAACGTAAACGGGGAACAGCACAAGTCGACAGAGATCCATGTTTGAAACTTATTTTAGATGAGATAGAGAGTGGTGGTCCTGCTGTACTGATGAG ATACTGGAATGATGAGAGGGTTTTGAAGATGTTTGGACTAGTCATGGGCATTTCTCTAGGTCCTGGAGATGCAGTTTATTCTGAAAATTTTGGGTCATTTGTTCATCATACTGCTATTATTGGCAACGTCAAG TTGTGCTGTCAGAATTTGAAGGAACTTCCCAGCAACCGAGTGTCTCCCCAATCGTCATCAAAGTACAAATGCAAACAAACAG AAAGAACACAGGAAACACAGGAAGAGCATTCTTTGGCTGTATTGATGCTCAAACTCAATCTAGTGGACCTTCTCTTTAGACGTGCACCTTGTAACCCTCTTCCTTATTATTGGTGCGGCTATGTGAGGACTCAGTCTGGTGGCTGTTCAAGGGTTAAATCTTCAGCTTCTACCCACAACCTACCTGATCAAGAAACCCAG CTGGGGGCTGGGAAAGAAGGGTTGCTTACTATCCTGGCTAGAGTTACCAGTGAGACTCCTTCCGCTCGATTCGCACAAGAATTTGTTCTAGTTCTCTTTTTGTATCATTGCCTTTGCACCATGCCTTGTGTCCAGTGTGATGAAGTAGTCAAG GCGGTCGAGGCAGCGGTCGAGGCAGCGAAATACCGGATAATCCACAATTTGTATAGAGAAAGTTCAGAGGTTGAGTGA
- the LOC11432139 gene encoding ankyrin repeat domain-containing protein 2B isoform X2 has product MASISQKDFPADDQQRTKIPNKNCKRKNKKSKIKSFSTATRGRGTGFPINPFNFSSLLYDTNIKKLAEQAEKYPSFNQMAQQDGLLKSHKRKTFSIMRRIIFSDDLWTLAERLSDALVQDPSTSSMLEIYVKLSFEGKRKRGTAQVDRDPCLKLILDEIESGGPAVLMRYWNDERVLKMFGLVMGISLGPGDAVYSENFGSFVHHTAIIGNVKLCCQNLKELPSNRVSPQSSSKYKCKQTERTQETQEEHSLAVLMLKLNLVDLLFRRAPCNPLPYYWCGYVRTQSGGCSRVKSSASTHNLPDQETQLGAGKEGLLTILARVTSETPSARFAQEFVLVLFLYHCLCTMPCVQCDEVVKAVEAAKYRIIHNLYRESSEVE; this is encoded by the exons ATGGCTTCCATTTCGCAAAAGGATTTTCCTGCTG ATGATCAGCAGAGAACAAAAATTCCAAATAagaattgtaaaagaaaaaataaaaaatccaaaattaaatCATTCTCCACAGCAACTCGTGGACGTGGGACTGGTTTTCCAATCAACCCTTTTAATTTCTCATCTCTTCTCTAT GATACAAATATCAAGAAATTGGCTGAACAAGCAGAAAAATATCCATCATTCAATCAGATGGCTCAACAGGATGGTCTCCTTAAATCTCATAAACGGAAGACTTTTTCAATCATGAGAAGGATCATATTTAGTGATGATTTATGGACCTTGGCTGAGCGCCTGAGTGATGCATTGGTGCAG GACCCATCAACGTCTTCCATGCTTGAAATTTACGTCAAACTATCATTTGAAGGCAAACGTAAACGGGGAACAGCACAAGTCGACAGAGATCCATGTTTGAAACTTATTTTAGATGAGATAGAGAGTGGTGGTCCTGCTGTACTGATGAG ATACTGGAATGATGAGAGGGTTTTGAAGATGTTTGGACTAGTCATGGGCATTTCTCTAGGTCCTGGAGATGCAGTTTATTCTGAAAATTTTGGGTCATTTGTTCATCATACTGCTATTATTGGCAACGTCAAG TTGTGCTGTCAGAATTTGAAGGAACTTCCCAGCAACCGAGTGTCTCCCCAATCGTCATCAAAGTACAAATGCAAACAAACAG AAAGAACACAGGAAACACAGGAAGAGCATTCTTTGGCTGTATTGATGCTCAAACTCAATCTAGTGGACCTTCTCTTTAGACGTGCACCTTGTAACCCTCTTCCTTATTATTGGTGCGGCTATGTGAGGACTCAGTCTGGTGGCTGTTCAAGGGTTAAATCTTCAGCTTCTACCCACAACCTACCTGATCAAGAAACCCAG CTGGGGGCTGGGAAAGAAGGGTTGCTTACTATCCTGGCTAGAGTTACCAGTGAGACTCCTTCCGCTCGATTCGCACAAGAATTTGTTCTAGTTCTCTTTTTGTATCATTGCCTTTGCACCATGCCTTGTGTCCAGTGTGATGAAGTAGTCAAG GCGGTCGAGGCAGCGAAATACCGGATAATCCACAATTTGTATAGAGAAAGTTCAGAGGTTGAGTGA